In Streptomyces alboniger, the following are encoded in one genomic region:
- a CDS encoding LysR family transcriptional regulator: MDAVHTADLAPHELRVLVAVDRERGFSAAARALGLTQSAVSHSIRGTERKVGAVLFERGRKGATPTPAGAAAAAHARRVLRLLDALVTEARAAERGEVTGPLRIAAFRSAALHLLPAALERLTARHPGIRPEVRVVRELGAGTAGEVAEGRADVGIATLGGASPVPAGLIGDVLVQEPYSLVHPAGHPDPRSLPLMDWHENCGSYTRDWWRRQDWIPKATVLTEDDGAVLSMVGNGHGMAIMPALSLTGAPATVEITDLGPDRPTRSVGYVTTPELASSLPVRALIRELRAARA, translated from the coding sequence ATGGACGCCGTACACACCGCGGACCTTGCCCCGCACGAACTGCGCGTTCTCGTCGCCGTCGACCGCGAGCGGGGCTTCTCCGCGGCGGCGCGGGCGCTCGGGCTCACCCAGTCCGCGGTCTCCCACTCGATCCGCGGCACGGAACGCAAGGTGGGCGCGGTCCTCTTCGAGCGCGGCCGCAAGGGCGCGACGCCGACCCCCGCGGGCGCCGCGGCGGCCGCCCACGCCCGACGGGTGCTGCGGCTCCTGGACGCCCTGGTCACCGAGGCCCGTGCCGCCGAACGGGGCGAGGTCACCGGCCCGCTGCGCATCGCCGCCTTCCGCAGCGCGGCCCTGCACCTGCTCCCGGCCGCCCTGGAGCGCCTCACCGCCCGCCATCCCGGCATCCGCCCGGAGGTCAGGGTGGTGCGCGAGCTGGGCGCGGGCACCGCGGGCGAGGTCGCGGAGGGCCGCGCCGACGTGGGCATAGCGACGCTCGGCGGTGCCTCGCCCGTGCCGGCGGGACTCATCGGCGACGTACTCGTCCAGGAGCCGTACTCCCTCGTGCACCCGGCGGGCCACCCCGACCCGCGCTCCCTGCCGCTGATGGACTGGCACGAGAACTGCGGCTCGTACACGAGGGACTGGTGGCGCCGCCAGGACTGGATCCCGAAGGCGACGGTCCTGACCGAGGACGACGGGGCCGTGCTCTCCATGGTCGGCAACGGCCACGGGATGGCGATCATGCCCGCCCTCTCCCTGACCGGAGCCCCGGCGACGGTCGAGATCACCGATCTCGGGCCGGACCGCCCGACCCGGTCCGTCGGCTATGTCACCACCCCCGAGCTGGCCTCTTCCCTCCCCGTCCGGGCTCTGATCCGCGAGCTGAGAGCGGCACGCGCGTGA
- a CDS encoding purple acid phosphatase family protein, which translates to MDTPNVGIPEPLAARMSMPEQHEYLRTRLSRRTVLARSFATAGAVGGVGLLAGGSSGAYGEAPRVAAASSARVRVDGKLVAPFGRHLAFGADPKTQMRISWQVPFAVKSPYVRVGSRPWELSQKIEAEVRALHTPSLSKKLPAVEQYYLHAALDGLKPGTTYYYGVGHDGFDPASPERMSTIGSFTTAPARADRFVFTAFGDQGVSYHALANDQVILGQNPSFHLHAGDICYADTTGHGKESDTYDARVWDTFLAQTETVAKSVPWMVTTGNHDMEAWYSPNGYGGQSARWSLPENGFDPREAPGVYSFTYGNVGVVALDANDVSYEIPANRGYTDGKQTAWLDGRLGELRADEGIDFIVVFFHHCAYSTSTHASDGGVRDAWLPLFTKHQVDLVINGHNHVYERTDAIRGGEVGRPVPVGASTDPTRDGIVYVTAGGAGKDLYGFGPGVEDSYEGNVPDHDHDPVASFYWTKSRRPAPDTVEWSRVRYTGFSFLAVEVTAGAHPRLSVSALAENGERVDHFEVERGRQRAQ; encoded by the coding sequence ATGGACACCCCCAACGTCGGCATACCGGAGCCGCTCGCGGCGCGGATGAGCATGCCGGAGCAGCACGAGTACCTGCGCACGAGGCTCTCCCGCCGCACGGTGCTCGCCCGTTCGTTCGCCACGGCCGGGGCGGTGGGCGGCGTCGGCCTGCTGGCGGGCGGTTCGAGCGGTGCGTACGGCGAGGCCCCGCGGGTGGCGGCCGCCTCGTCCGCCCGGGTGCGGGTCGACGGCAAGCTGGTCGCACCCTTCGGACGGCACCTGGCGTTCGGGGCCGACCCGAAGACTCAGATGCGGATCTCCTGGCAGGTGCCGTTCGCCGTCAAGTCCCCCTATGTGCGCGTGGGATCGAGGCCCTGGGAGCTGAGCCAGAAGATCGAGGCGGAGGTGCGCGCCCTGCACACCCCCTCCCTGTCGAAGAAGCTCCCGGCGGTGGAGCAGTACTACCTCCACGCGGCGCTCGACGGACTCAAGCCCGGCACGACGTACTACTACGGCGTCGGCCACGACGGCTTCGACCCGGCGTCGCCCGAGCGGATGTCGACGATCGGTTCGTTCACGACGGCTCCCGCGCGGGCGGACAGGTTCGTCTTCACGGCCTTCGGCGACCAGGGCGTCAGCTATCACGCGCTCGCCAACGACCAGGTGATCCTGGGCCAGAACCCCTCCTTCCATCTGCACGCGGGCGACATCTGCTACGCGGACACCACCGGGCACGGCAAGGAGTCGGACACGTACGACGCGCGCGTGTGGGACACCTTCCTCGCGCAGACGGAGACGGTCGCGAAGTCGGTGCCGTGGATGGTCACGACCGGCAACCACGACATGGAGGCGTGGTACTCGCCGAACGGCTACGGCGGGCAGTCGGCGCGCTGGTCGCTGCCGGAGAACGGCTTCGACCCCCGCGAGGCGCCGGGCGTCTACTCCTTCACGTACGGCAACGTCGGCGTCGTCGCGCTGGACGCCAACGACGTCTCGTACGAGATTCCCGCCAACAGGGGCTACACGGACGGGAAGCAGACCGCCTGGCTCGACGGGCGGCTCGGTGAGCTGCGGGCGGACGAGGGCATCGACTTCATCGTCGTCTTCTTCCACCACTGCGCGTACTCGACGTCGACGCACGCCTCCGACGGCGGGGTGCGCGACGCGTGGCTGCCGCTGTTCACCAAGCACCAGGTGGACCTGGTGATCAACGGTCACAACCACGTGTACGAGCGCACCGACGCCATCAGGGGCGGCGAGGTCGGCAGGCCCGTACCGGTCGGCGCGTCGACCGATCCGACGCGCGACGGCATCGTGTACGTCACCGCAGGCGGCGCGGGCAAGGACCTCTACGGCTTCGGCCCCGGGGTCGAGGACAGCTACGAGGGCAACGTCCCCGATCACGACCACGATCCCGTCGCGAGCTTTTACTGGACGAAATCGCGGCGGCCCGCGCCCGACACCGTCGAGTGGTCACGCGTGCGCTACACCGGCTTCTCGTTCCTCGCGGTGGAGGTCACCGCCGGCGCGCACCCGAGGCTGTCGGTCTCCGCGCTCGCCGAGAACGGCGAGCGCGTCGACCACTTCGAGGTGGAACGGGGAAGGCAGCGGGCTCAGTGA
- a CDS encoding 3-isopropylmalate dehydrogenase — protein sequence MSASSRILNLAVIPGDGIGQEVVAQGLKVLGTVLPQDVKLETTEYDFGARRYHATGETLTDADAEALKRHDAILLGAIGDPSVPSGVLERGFLLKLRFLFDHHVNLRPSKLLPGVATPLAGQPEIDFIVVREGTEGPYTGNGGSIRTGTPHEIATEVSVNTAFGVERVVRDAFARAQARPRKKLTLVHKNNVLAYAGHLWTNVFNRVAKEFPEVTTDYLHVDAATIFLVTDPGRFDVIVTDNLFGDIITDLAAAVSGGIGVAASGNINPSREFPSMFEPVHGSAPDIAGQGKADPTATVLSVALLLRHLGYEPEAARIETAVSADLAERGAGVRTTEQIGDALAVRVAG from the coding sequence ATGTCGGCTAGCTCTCGCATCCTCAATCTCGCAGTGATCCCCGGTGACGGCATCGGCCAGGAAGTCGTGGCCCAGGGGCTCAAGGTCCTAGGCACCGTCCTCCCGCAGGATGTGAAGCTGGAGACCACGGAGTACGACTTCGGCGCAAGGCGGTACCACGCGACCGGTGAGACCCTCACCGACGCCGACGCCGAAGCCCTCAAGCGGCACGACGCGATCCTCCTCGGCGCCATCGGCGACCCCTCGGTCCCGTCCGGTGTCCTGGAGCGCGGCTTCCTACTGAAGCTCCGCTTCCTCTTCGACCACCACGTCAACCTGCGGCCGTCGAAGCTGCTCCCGGGCGTCGCCACCCCGCTCGCCGGGCAGCCGGAGATCGACTTCATCGTCGTCCGCGAAGGGACCGAGGGCCCCTACACGGGCAACGGCGGCTCGATCCGCACCGGCACCCCGCACGAGATCGCCACCGAGGTCTCCGTCAACACCGCCTTCGGCGTGGAGCGCGTGGTCCGTGACGCCTTCGCCCGCGCGCAGGCCCGCCCGCGCAAGAAGCTGACGCTGGTCCACAAGAACAACGTCCTGGCGTACGCCGGTCACCTCTGGACCAACGTCTTCAACCGGGTGGCCAAGGAGTTCCCCGAGGTCACCACCGACTACCTCCACGTCGACGCCGCGACGATCTTCCTCGTCACCGACCCCGGCCGCTTCGACGTGATCGTCACCGACAACCTCTTCGGCGACATCATCACCGACCTCGCGGCGGCCGTCTCCGGCGGCATCGGCGTCGCGGCCTCCGGGAACATCAACCCGAGCCGCGAGTTCCCGTCGATGTTCGAGCCCGTACACGGCTCGGCGCCGGACATCGCGGGCCAGGGCAAGGCCGACCCCACGGCCACCGTCCTGTCCGTCGCGCTGCTGCTGCGCCACCTCGGGTACGAGCCCGAGGCCGCCCGCATCGAGACCGCCGTCTCCGCCGACCTCGCCGAGCGCGGGGCGGGCGTCCGCACCACCGAGCAGATCGGCGACGCGCTCGCCGTACGAGTAGCGGGCTGA